Sequence from the Theropithecus gelada isolate Dixy chromosome 20, Tgel_1.0, whole genome shotgun sequence genome:
TGACCTAGGGCTGCACCAACCCCTGATGTCTGACCCCACTGTGGCTATCCTCAGAGCCAGGAGGGCTCCAGAAGCCCACCCGCCTCAAAGCTGTTCAGGGAGCCTCACGGCCTGTTTGCAACATGGGTGTGTGCCAAGGCCAAGGGGACACAGAAGATGGCAGGATGACACTAATGGGGTGAGCAGGGCACACTGGTGCCTCCCACACTGCTCTCCAGCACCAGGCAGGGTCACCACAGCTGACAAGCACCAGGCCTGGGGATGGGTGAGGAGACAGGGTTGTTGAGAAGGGGAAATGGAAAGCTAGTCATCCGTGGCACTCAGGGCTGGGCGGGCCAGGGAAAAGAGGGCGGAGTCCTGggcccagcctccctcctggaGGTCAGAGTAGAGCACCTGGCACTCTGCCCTGGCCCAAAACTAGGCTGTGGGCTCCACGCTGCACACCCAACTCAGGTGCAGACAGCAAACCCCTGACTGTTCACACTCATTGTGCCCTGCCCCCTTCCTGCCCACTCTCTGCCCCTAGCCCACGGTGACTTCACCCCCACGGTGCCAGCCACTGACTGCCCGCCCCTCCCTCCCACAGTGacattttcctggaatctgcaggTCTCAGGTCTACCTGATGCAGACAGGCCCTGACCCCCACTGGGGCCCAAGGCCCAGGCTGAACTACAGCCTAGCCATCCCACCCCAGGCCACGAATGCCTTCCCCAAGAGGGCAACCAAGGATGGTGCCACGTGCAAGCACAAGCAAAACCCGGAGCCAAGGTGGGTCCTGCTGGGTGCACATTTATCCCAGCCACCGCCTCCAGGACGGCAGCAAAGGCCCTGGGCGTCATTCCAGCAGGGCTTCCGACTCACTCCCTGGAGACCAGCTCCCCAACCACTCAGCCCTGATGGCATCCAGCTGCGGCTGGGCGTCCTCTCAGCCGAAGTCCTTGTCACTGCCTGGCTGCCTCCGCCTGCCACACAAGCTCACCCGAGATGTAGGTGGCCTGGACGTGAAGGGAGTCATCGAGCACCACGAAGTCTGGGACAGAGCCGGGCAGTGAGTAGGGGCAGGAGTGGGGCTGCCCACCTACTCCCCAACAACCCACGCTGGTGGGAAAACCAAGGCACAGGGATACGACCGGTGCAGGACACCGTGACCCATCACAGATGGATAGAGGTGCTGGACAATGCTCCCTGCAACCCCTTGCCTGGCCTTGTCTGCAACACTAGAAAGGTTGGCCTGATGGCAACACGGGGCTACAACTGAGGCTGGCAGCTGGCAGCCCACCTGAGAGGAGGGAGCTAGGGAGGACCCACCCTTCCTGACCATGTCCAGGCCACCTCAGGACAACAGAGACTACAGGCAAGGCCAGGCTGCCCAGTAACCCTGCAATGCGCCCTCACCTGCGTCAGCACCAAAGTCCAGAGTCCCCTTACTCTTCTCCAGCCCCAGCAACTGGGCGGGGTGCAGGGATGCAGCCTCCAGGGCCGACTCCACGCTGCAGCCTGCTTGGGGGACACACGTGGGTGACGGTCCCCAAGCCCACGTGGCTTTGTCAACAGCCCTCCACCACCCCAGCACTCTGTCTCAGGAACTCTGCAGCAGGCTAACAAGGATCCCGCTGGTCTGCCTGTCACCCTGGGCCCGAGTCACCAAGTACACACTGGCCAGGAGCTCCtgtgggcagggcctgggctACACTCCGGGCACCCAGTCCAGCCCTTGGAGACCCGCCAGTCACAGACCACCTAAACCCGCACCCGTGCTGCTCACTGACCTGTGGCCTGCAGGAAGTGCCGGACACAGACGTCCATTGGGGCTATGCTGCCGCTCAGCGTCTTGGTGCCTTGAGAGCAGAGAGGGCAGGCTCTGGGGGGTCGTGGGCCACCTGGCATGCGGGCTGGGACCTGGGACCCAGTGGGTCAGGGCGCTCACCTGCCACATAGGCCGTCAGACCGTCCACTTCCACTTCCTGCTGTCCCAGCGTGTGCCGGCCGTTGCCCAGGCCCAAGGCAGGGATGGCATCAGTGACCAGCACCAGCCCTAGGGGAGAAGAGGCTCAGAACCTGCTGGCCCACTCATCCTGCCTGCCCCGCCCACCTGACGGAGCTTACCCTGGGGGTGGGCGCGGTGGGCGATCCGCAGGGCAGCGGGGTTGGTGTGCGTGCCATCCGCAATCATTCCGTAGAAGATGCAGCGGCCCGCGGGCAGCCGGTCACTGGTCAGGAGCCCCACGATGCCTGGGTCGCGGTGGTGGAACTGGGCAGGGTCGGGGGAAGGGATGGCTGAGCGACAGCAGGGGCTGCTGGGACCCCAGCCCCGCCCCCAGGGCCCCACAGCACTCACAGGCAGCATGGCGTTGAAGAGGTGGGTGATGAAGGTGGCTCCGCTCCACACAGCATCCTCTGCCGCCCGCAGGTCAGCCACTGAGTGCCCTGTGGGACCTGGATTCAGACTGTGCACCTGGCCCAGGTCCCCCAGGCAGGCCCGCCCTGAGCCAGCCCCTCACCTAGGGACACGCAGATGCCACGGGTCGTCAGCTCGCGGATCACCTCGTGGCTATGGCCCAGCTCCGGGGCCAGCGTCACGATGCGGACATTGTCCAGGGGACCGTAGGTGGCCAACAAGTCCTGGAAGGCATTGGCCTCGAAGGAGCGGAGGTGGGCCTCGGGATGCGCGCCCCGCTTCTCCCGGCTGATGAAGGGGCCCTCCAGGTGCAGCCCTGGGAGAAGGGAGCAAGTGGCTCCAGCAGGTCCCTGTCCCACCCAGCCCTTATCACCTGCCCTCCCCACCAGCTGGGCATCTGGAGGGGTTGGGGCTGCCAAGAGGTCCCACAGGAGCCTCccagggtgggggcggggagggggtcAGCCACTCACCGAGGACCCCTGCCCCATGGGGACCACCACTCTTCACAGGGATCTGAGGAACAACCTGGGGGGAACCAGCTGTTAAAGCCCTGTCCCCCACGGCCCATTCCCAGAGGCCACAGCCTAGCCAAGGCAGAGATCTCGGGTCAGAGTTCAGAGCCCagcacccagcccagccccagccacctGTCCCCTCACAGGGGTCAGGGAAAGCACAGCTGGCAGAACTGAAGGACccatggcaggagcaggaagaAACGACAGGCGTGTAGGATGCCAGCAGTCCCTGGGCCATGTGGGCAGGCTTGTGGGCACTGAGGGTGGCCCCGGGCACAGCAGCCCAGGGAGcacagctgggaggcaggaggcggGAGCAGCAGGGACCCTGGGGCAGAGCTCAGTGTGGGCATGGCCAGGGCTCAGCACTCTGTGTGGCCAACACCGTGGCCGGAGCTGGACACCATCAGGAAGACCGAGAGTACCAGGGAAAGAGGGGACACAGGCTCACACCATATATCTCAGAGGCTGACAGGCGGGCAGGCAGTCCAGCACACACTCCCTCTCTCCAACACAGGCACGGGCCCGGGGGGCTTCCCAGAGAGAAGAGCTTCAGGTGAAGATGGTAGCTGGACTGTACCCTCCCCTGAACTCCCCACCCCGCACAAcagtaagacttttttttcttttgggaatggaatttcgctcttgtcgcccaggctggagtgcaatggcatgatctcggctcactgcaacctctgcctcccgagttgaagcgattctcctgcctcagcctcccgagtagctgggattacaggtgtgcaccaccatgcttggctaattttattttattttattttattttattttattttattttattttatttttttgagacggagtcttgctctgtcgcccaggctggagtgcagtggccggatctcagctcactgcaagctccgcctcccgggtctacgccattctcctgcctcagcctcccgagtagctgggactacaggtgcccgccacctcacccggctagttttttgtatttttttggtagagacggggtttcaccgcgttagccaggctggtctcgatctcctgacctcgtgatccgcccatctcggcctcccaaagtgctgggattacaggcgtgagccaccgcgcccggcctaattttgtatttttagtagagacggggtttcaccgtgttggccaggccagtctcaaactcctgaccgagcacccaccttggactcccaaagtgatgggattacaggcatgagccactgcacccggccaacagtAAGACTTTTAAGAGCCTTAAACCcgagggtgggggggggggggggcagaggTTGGGAGGAAGACAGCCAGACTTTGGGGGCTTGGCAAGAGGACACTGGGCAGGTCTTGGGGGGTGCATGCAGTGGGGGAAGTGACCCCCACAGGCTCAGGATGGTGCCTTGAGAAGTGGGGTGATGTGGGGACCAACAGAAGAGTACCTGCCCTGAGTGTGCTGGCCGGGCCCCCGGGGAAGTAGAGCAGATAGATGGGCAAGGGTCGGTGTGGGCACAGCGAGAACTCGGGAAATGTGTGTTCTTGAGGCGCTTGGCAGGGTGCCAGCCAGGCCCAGCCCCTCTGAGCACTTCAACACTCTTCTCAGGGAACCCAGCCAGTTCAAGAGAAAGGACCCAGGGACCCCAACCTACAAGTGCCTCCACAAAGCCCCTCCCGCAGGCTGGGTGCCCCCAGCCAGCCTGCTGACACCTGTTCTGAAAGAAAGCACACCACCAAGTTCAGCAGGCCCTGGGCAAGCCTCGAAAAGGAGCCTGAACACAAGAGGACAGGGCCAGGCGGGGAAGCAGAGACCACGAGGAGAGATGGACAGGGAAAAGGGCCATCAAGGACACTCTCCAGCCAATAAGAGGTCTTCTGTTCCTGAAACAAGAATAGGATAGTAGAAAAAGGAACAttgagcagggcacagtggctcatacctgtaatcccagcactttgggaggccaaggtgaacggatcacctgaggtcaggagtttgagaccagccttgccaacatggagaaaccccgtctctactaaaaatacaaaaattggcctggcgcagtagctcacgcctataatcccagcactttggaaggctgaagtgggcagatcactacgtcaggagatcgaggccatcctggctaatatggtgaaacctcatctctactaaaaatacaaaaaattggccgggcgcggtggctcaagcctgtaatcccagcactttgggaggccgagatgggcggatcatgaggtcaggagatcgagaccaccctggctaacacggtgaaaccccgtctctactaaaaaatacaaaaaactagctgggcgaggtggcaggcgcctgtagtcccagctactcgggaggctgagacaggagaatggccggaacccgggaggcggagcttgcagtgagctgagatccggccactgtactccagcctgggcaacagagcgagactccgtctcaaaaaaaaaaaaaattttcatgttATGTATTTGAACTATTGCATCTCCATGGTGCCATTTTAacatatttctctttcctctgtactTCCTGTAAATTAATAGTTAGATCAAANcacaaaaaaaaaaaaaaaaaaaaaaaaaatacaaaaaattagccaggtgtgtggcgggtgcctgtagtcccagctactcgggaggctgaggcaggagaatggcttgaacccaggaggcagaggttgcagtgagccgagatcacaccactgcacaccagcctgggcaacagagtgagactccatctcaaaaaaataaaaataaaaataaaaaaataaattaaccaggcatagtggcacatgcctgaagtcccagctactcaggaggctgaggtaggagaattgcttgaacccaggaggcagaggttgcaataagccaagaccgtgccattgcactctggcccgggcaacaagagcaaaactccatctccgggggaaaaaaaaaaaaaaaaggaacatttggctggccacagtggctcacacctgtaatcccagtaccactttgggaggccaaggtggttggatcacgtgaggtcaggagcttgagacaagCCTTGCCAACATgcagaaatcccatttctactaaaaatacaaaaaattagccgggcgtggtggcaggcgcttgtaatcccagctattcgggaggctgaggcaggagaatcacttaaactcaagaggcggaggttgcagtgagcagagatcgccccactgcactccagcctgggtgacagagggagactccatcttgaaaaataaataaatggccagAGAGGGGAGTGAAACAATCAGCAGAAAGCCTAGAATTGAGTTAGAGCTAAGAAACGAAACAAAGATCACTCACGAAAAGCAAGCAGAGATGGTAGCTGAGATGATGTCACTGGGCCACACATCCCTTCACACCACGCTGATGACTGACCTACGCGGCTATTCTCATCACAATTATGGGGAACTACTGGGAAGGATGAGGGGCAAGAAAGGGGCTGAGGGGACTCACGGAGCCACAAGCACGCTGATGTTCAGCTCTCCTGGTGGAAGACAGTGGATTCTGCCCTGAGCTGAAAGACTGAGGAGCAGCCAGCAGTTTTTAGAGCTATGGGGACAAATTCCAAGAGTCCACTGTGTTGAAAGTGATTGTCCCTAGGGTGGAAGCTGGCTGGGGCAAAGGGCCACTGTTTTTCCTCACAACCCCTGTGGATACACAGGCTCACTAAagattaaaacaggaaaaaacaacaacaaaaggcaatGGCTGAGTTTTTCTAGAATAGACTTTTAGAAGGGAGCAAGAGAGTGCTACATAGAGAGAACACAGTCAAAGATCAACCGAGGGGAGTGGAGTGAGGCACACTCCAGGCAGATAAGCAGCTGGAAAGATCAAAGTGTAGAGAGCGTGCAGGGCCAGAGGCAGGGGCCTGGCTGCCCCCTGGAGGTGCCTCACC
This genomic interval carries:
- the AMDHD2 gene encoding N-acetylglucosamine-6-phosphate deacetylase isoform X2; this translates as MRGGQGAVEARVLQFTNCRILRGGKLLREDLWVRGGRILDPEKLFFEERRVADERRDCGGRILAPGFIDVQINGGFGVDFSQATEDVGSGVALVARRILSHGVTSFCPTLVTSPPEVYHKVVPQIPVKSGGPHGAGVLGLHLEGPFISREKRGAHPEAHLRSFEANAFQDLLATYGPLDNVRIVTLAPELGHSHEVIRELTTRGICVSLGHSVADLRAAEDAVWSGATFITHLFNAMLPFHHRDPGIVGLLTSDRLPAGRCIFYGMIADGTHTNPAALRIAHRAHPQGLVLVTDAIPALGLGNGRHTLGQQEVEVDGLTAYVAGCSVESALEAASLHPAQLLGLEKSKGTLDFGADADFVVLDDSLHVQATYISGELVWQAEAARQ
- the AMDHD2 gene encoding N-acetylglucosamine-6-phosphate deacetylase isoform X1; translated protein: MRGGQGAVEARVLQFTNCRILRGGKLLREDLWVRGGRILDPEKLFFEERRVADERRDCGGRILAPGFIDVQINGGFGVDFSQATEDVGSGVALVARRILSHGVTSFCPTLVTSPPEVYHKVVPQIPVKSGGPHGAGVLGLHLEGPFISREKRGAHPEAHLRSFEANAFQDLLATYGPLDNVRIVTLAPELGHSHEVIRELTTRGICVSLGHSVADLRAAEDAVWSGATFITHLFNAMLPFHHRDPGIVGLLTSDRLPAGRCIFYGMIADGTHTNPAALRIAHRAHPQGLVLVTDAIPALGLGNGRHTLGQQEVEVDGLTAYVAGTKTLSGSIAPMDVCVRHFLQATGCSVESALEAASLHPAQLLGLEKSKGTLDFGADADFVVLDDSLHVQATYISGELVWQAEAARQ